The proteins below are encoded in one region of Shewanella algae:
- a CDS encoding HD-GYP domain-containing protein, with product MQTFDKACILAVDDTADNLQLIHAVLAKDYSLRATTSGEKALAMLDQGLEPDLILLDVMMPGIDGFETCRRLKQHPRSAQIPVIFISAKNEVIDEQTGFELGAVDYISKPISPAILKVRIANQLALANQARQLQQLVKLRTRELEQTRHKIINRLGRAAEYRDNETGLHVQRMSHYCRVLARQLGASESWVELLFNAAPMHDIGKIGIPDHILLKPGKLTPEEYRIMQGHTKIGADILGDDASPLLQLAAEVARSHHERWDGSGYPEGLQGNAIPLSARIAAIADVFDALTSERPYKSAWSNQEAFAYLKKEAGGQFDPQLVAAFCACEAELLDIQQRFAEQQGPKMGKLIQPKPPVEALSA from the coding sequence ATGCAAACTTTCGACAAGGCCTGCATTCTGGCCGTGGACGATACCGCCGACAACCTGCAACTTATCCATGCAGTGCTGGCCAAGGATTATAGTCTGCGCGCCACCACATCCGGTGAAAAGGCCCTGGCCATGCTGGATCAGGGGCTGGAGCCCGATCTTATCCTGCTGGATGTGATGATGCCCGGCATAGATGGTTTTGAAACCTGTCGCCGCCTGAAACAGCATCCCAGATCGGCGCAGATCCCGGTGATCTTCATCAGCGCCAAGAATGAAGTGATCGACGAGCAAACCGGCTTTGAGTTGGGGGCCGTGGATTACATCTCCAAGCCCATCAGTCCGGCTATCCTCAAGGTACGTATTGCCAACCAGCTGGCATTGGCCAACCAGGCAAGGCAACTGCAACAACTGGTGAAGCTGCGCACCCGGGAGCTGGAACAGACCCGTCATAAGATCATTAACCGCCTGGGGCGCGCCGCCGAATATCGTGACAACGAAACCGGCCTGCATGTGCAGCGCATGAGCCACTATTGCCGGGTATTGGCCCGGCAGTTGGGCGCCTCTGAATCCTGGGTCGAGCTGTTGTTCAATGCCGCGCCCATGCACGATATCGGCAAGATAGGTATTCCGGATCATATTCTCTTGAAGCCGGGCAAGCTGACGCCGGAGGAGTACCGCATCATGCAGGGGCATACCAAGATAGGCGCCGATATTCTCGGCGATGATGCCTCACCTTTGCTGCAACTGGCGGCGGAAGTGGCCCGCAGCCACCACGAACGCTGGGATGGCAGTGGCTACCCCGAGGGTTTGCAGGGCAATGCCATTCCTCTCAGCGCCCGTATAGCCGCCATTGCCGATGTGTTCGACGCCCTGACCTCGGAGCGGCCTTACAAGAGCGCCTGGAGCAACCAGGAAGCCTTTGCCTACCTCAAGAAAGAGGCCGGAGGCCAGTTCGACCCACAACTGGTGGCAGCCTTTTGTGCCTGCGAAGCTG